The following nucleotide sequence is from Pseudochaenichthys georgianus chromosome 17, fPseGeo1.2, whole genome shotgun sequence.
TCACGGCCTTGGTGCCCTCAGACACGGCGTGTTTAGCCAGCTCTCCGGGCAGCAGCAGGCGGACAGCGGTCTGGATCTCCCTGGAGGTGATGGTGCGGCGCTTGTTGTAGTGAGCCAGACGAGAGGCCTCACCGGCGATGCGCTCAAAGATGTCGCTCACGAAGCAGTTCATGATGCCCATGGCCTTGGAGGAGATGCCGGTGTCGGGGTGGACCTGCTTCATGACCTTGTAGACGTAGATGGCGTAGCTCTCCTTCCTGGACTTTCTCCTCTTCTTTCCAGTCTTGCTGACGCTCTTAGCGACGGCTTTCTTTGAGCCCTTCTTGGCCGCCTTGACGGGGGGTGCTTCAGCAGGCATGATGAGAGAGTGATGTTGCTCAGACTCGGTGCCTCACAAACACAGCCcggtctctttatttcccctcgATGCAAATATAGCTGTGCTGTTGCTCGCACGGGATTGGTTATCGTCTGCGCATGATTGAGCCTATGATGTGCATAGATCAGATGTAGCCTATCTACTGTACTGTATTGTAAAAAGGGGAACAAAGTATTTCAACATTATTCTGCACCCCCCGTTTTATGTCTTATCCCTGTAGTTTGGTAGCTGCTGGAATGAGcatgttaaaatgtgttgtcttTGTCTGATTGAATCAAGGGATCTTATTTAGCTGTGATGTAACACAACCAAGGGTCCTTTACTGTGGCTGAGAAGTGCAATGGacaattacaaagtgtgaaacactttaacaaagcttgagacaaatttacattttataaaacaaaattacattttataaaacacttttaccaaggaaaaaaaactttaacattaatgaaaacaaattaacaagatgcaaaacacttttacaaagctaaaaacaaatgtacattttataaaacacttttattaatgacaaaacaatttaacattaacaaaaacaaattaacaaaatgcgaaacacttttaccataactgaaacactttaacatttcccGAATCACATTAATATTTGATGAAACACTTTTACAAACCAGAATCAAAGCGGAAGGACCAGATATCTTGCATCATTGCGTGCAATATTTTAATGAAGGTCACTCGTATGCTGTAATCGTGGACATCTACCTTTCATGGTGTAAAAATCAGTTAAAAGCAAACTGAATCAAGCCGGGTTTTACCACAGAAAGGGTTATTCCTCTCAAATCGCTGTAATTAACGCCATCAGGTTGGAACTTCGTGGACCTGGACAATTGTTTGGATACCGAACAATGTGGCAGGTACTAAAACAAAAGTACAGTCTTCGAGAGAAGAGAGATGATGTTATGAATTTGCTCCGGGAGCTTAACCCTCGAGGCTGCGAGAGGAGCTCTCGCAGAAGGTTTATAAGGAGAACCTACCACTCAATGGGACCGAACTATATGTGGCATGCTGACGGTTATGACAAACTTAAGCCATTCGGTGTGGCCCTTTCAGGATGCATAGATGGATTTTCACATAAAGTACTATGGCTTGAATGTGGATGACAAATTGTTGGTGAATATTTCCAAGTAATAttgtgactgactgactgggTGATTGACTGACTGACTGGGTGACTGACTGACCGACTGGGTGACCAGTATGACACTGGTCATATTTTTACATCTTTATAAAGCTATGCAGTGGATTACAAATTGTTGGTGAATATTTCAAACTAATGAGAATTGTGAAGCTTTGATAGATTGCTGTAtttatgaaaatgtgtttcATTGTATTGGTGAATGTTTCACccattgatatatatatatatatataccgtgGATGACAGGTTGTTGGTCATCAGTATATCAAAAGTATTGTGAAGCTTTTCTATATTGATGGGTTATtgaacatttattttcatttttcagcATTCGTAGGAAATGAATTGATGCTTTTATTGATTATTGTTGTAGCATGCAAGTTGCTATTTATATTATGTGCTGACTTTCTGATGGGAGTGATGTGAGGGATAACGTGTTTTGATATTGATTAAATGAGATTCAACTAAAATATTTGGATTTTTGCCTGTTTTGTCTGTCAAAAACCTATGCTCACTTTTAAAGGTACAATATAGTATAATAAAGTGACACATGTGTACCTGAAAAGTACAAATAGCCTTGTCACTGGGGTGGTACCCTAAAGAGACACATTTGTAACATTTCAGAAGTTACATGTATATGTACCTATGTAAAAGGTACATATTTGACTCTTGAGGTACATACAAAGGTACAATGTACGAGGGTACAACTTTGtacatgacatgaagttgtgcttcattctgagtcaataataaattaattctgccttcaactgcaaaatgattgtggactgcaccgacatccatgtagctgccccccagtaagatgaaccaagcaaagttgACATAGTCAACATACAGCTGTgctcttaaagagcctgtgacagcatcccaacaactgttgtgcaatgaaatattgggctactaataatctcgaaccgtcagtttaaaaaagaaaaagcgataccgttccgttaaatatcaataatttcgaacatcgccgggaaattccttcgactcattttgaagttttgggggaagccggaagtgacgtcaatgcgggaacgcttcgagagccaaacacggacaaagtgtgttgtcatgcgtataaatggtgaattactgagattaggcacgttaataacgttttaatgaagttgaatacagtatattcatatttgtcagtgctttcatgtcaattcggcgaacataaacataaatgatcgtggtgaagatgatgattacattgggattaaaaatcgggagtgagagctgctgaatttcctcccgtcggatgtgatataaaaacaaatcgattttttttgtagttgtaaactcaagtggatgaaactacatttattagtgcattcatgtcaattcggcgaacatatgatacattaaatgatcgtgaggatgatgattaaaaatcgtttgtttgagccggtctgcatttcctgatgagaaaacaaaccgatgctttttgtagttgtagtacaccaacatggattaaacgtgtggtttttttaccacagtgttggggaaattaatggataaaatgcacggattattattattattcccactccgatcgggacactaggtccaccgtttccccgcagcgaggctccccccgttgacagtttacgtgggctgggtgcagtggcggactgtgggtgcagtggcggactggccatcgggacgaatcccgatgggccggtaccgaagtgggccggtcggataagtcactagcacatcccccataggcggcgcgtgaggctcaggtttgagaaggctaaataacttattttacctgacgctgcccgcctccggcgtctatagaaaagagatcaactcagtgtgcggagtttaaatctctcaagtcatattacaggataaaggaaatacagtttaaactgccgtatgcagagaagacgccaacgtgtcgcacttatcattcatattacatcatcaatcatatcatcgatcatataatatcataatatatcatatatttccttatctgagtcagcttctccagccgtatctggccgtgcaacactcacagtgtcacagactgtatgcagaagtattattttaagcaacacattatgttgacgaaacactcgagacaaatgtaattaaactcagatccactcgtgtcttagacgtgaacgcgctctcagctggagagagaaaccctggcttgatttaccgagttgataaccagtgtcgtaggaccgcttagcgagatctcgtttgttagtttgttgttgttagttagtttgttactcaaacatatccagggtctgttgaactggcttcgtagtgcagggcacaggtggctagcagcgctaaggtcaaagacacagacattatacattatatttgtattttaccagggtgcagtgacacaaatatttacatatttacagttactatctacagcacccgccgcccctgacatcccccactcccccccgttgacaatttactagcggtaccgaagtgggccggtcgagagtcccgggatgcattttagtcccattccaccactggctacatgacctatgatcgcccatattgacgcacctcattcctaaacttctaacag
It contains:
- the LOC117461927 gene encoding histone H2B 1.2-like, whose amino-acid sequence is MPAEAPPVKAAKKGSKKAVAKSVSKTGKKRRKSRKESYAIYVYKVMKQVHPDTGISSKAMGIMNCFVSDIFERIAGEASRLAHYNKRRTITSREIQTAVRLLLPGELAKHAVSEGTKAVTKYTSSK